In Cataglyphis hispanica isolate Lineage 1 chromosome 8, ULB_Chis1_1.0, whole genome shotgun sequence, the DNA window atatttattcatgcatacatatacatacacatacatacatttataaatattaaattttagaaatgtgTGGGTCCACATTTGTTTATTACATGTAGTAATAGACACGTTAGTCACATATagcaatttaatcattaataaagaatactaTCACAATTCCTCCACCGAACAAAGCAATGAAAAATCGCTCTTTTGGGACACTCAGGCCTCCCTTTTCTGAGCACGTTCGATGAGCATGGTCGAGTAGTAACGTGGAATGATCCGATGCGATTTTCAACTTCGACGTTGTCCTCTTgcagatttttatatgataataattcggCTAGTTTTCTCgactgtgtatatatatatatatatatatatatatatatatatatatataatacattttatacgtacataagatttttttaaaaattttctgaattttataatatattgtgtaaaacAGAAGAGAAAGTTTTATCTTCAACGTTTTCTTGtttgtcttttaaaaattatttaactttattatagaattgtCTCTGAGgctttatatgttaaaattttcaaagatttttataattttttatggatGTGAGTTATTATGTATCTAAGACGTTTATTATGCccgattttgcaaaatattttgaccagaaaatttaatttttttgatagctTTCCCATTTGTatgtcatattaataattaaattaacatgataaaaattcattctaaattgttattaCAGGTCATTCTTGTAACAACTGAAGAGAAAATTTGTTATCAACACAGAGAATAGAAtagatttgaaataatattgtgaaaatcattatgagagaaaattattgttgtaaatacgattatttttgggtaataattataacattcaaGCACAACTTAATTTCAAGTTACTTTggcattaataaattgatctaTTCGTATGTGAACAgtttttcatacaaaaattataaaaatttcattaggTGTTTagcattcaaatataattcaactaatattataatattagtatagtagttaatagtataataattatagtatattgaAGTTTGgtgagatttataaataaaaatatttgtttcattaaaaacATAGATCAGTATTATGTCACGATATTTGTGTGTGTTACAGTTTGTTGACTAAAAAGATCGGATTGTACAGCATTAAGAAACATAGGAACACTGTGCTGTCTTTGCAAATATTGTTCAATCAGGCTGCTTAGGTTTGTGGAGAAGGCAGTTTCCAACAAATCAACGCCTTCTTCTCTTACatggaagaaaagaaaatcgtCTGGTGATTCTGCGTATTGACTCAATAGCTTATAATAACCTTCTTTTGTTCGGTCCACTCTCCAACCAAATAGCTGATAACACGCTTGGCGATATTCTTGTGATGATGCCTTAAAAGCCTCTGTCAAGCGTGTTATCtttatttcatgtttttgttttaattctgCAATTtctatagtaaataaaaaaataaattagttgtGCAAAGAATAAGGCAAATAAGACATAAATATCGTTATCTATGTACCTTGTGTCTGCAACAATGATGTAGTTGTTCCATAGTTTCCTGATCCCACTTTGGCTCGAAGCTCTTCAAGTTCTAATAATAAAGCCGCTTGTTTTTCCTCTGCTTGTTTTTCCGCTATTGCTGAGGGATTCATTGTAAAATGTAGAATTCGAGCGTTGCAGTTGAAGTCACCTTTTAACGCGCGATGCTCGAGCTCGCCTTTCAATTGTTCGATCTCTTCTCtcaatttattacattcgTTCTTCTGCGTGCCAGACTCGGCCGCTTGAAGATCTGCCTCCAATTTACTAACTAAATCtctgaaattatatgaaaaatatattttcttttttataaaataatttttaatttaatcaaacatttgcaatatatgttaatacataattataccTGTATCCATCTATAGCGCGTTCTAAAGCTGGTATTCTCTCAGTCATCGCATTGTTGCCATCAACTGTCATCTCTTTCTCGTACAAATCTAATTGCTGTCTATAgctgtctctttctctggTGACGAGAATCATCTTCTTTTGCAGTCTGCTTACGAGCTTGTTTAATTTCTCCTTTGATGATGTCACATCAGTAGCCAACTTCTTTGCGTCCTCATAATTCTTTGACAAGTTCTGTGACTCTCGCAGAACCGCATCCAATCTTGATCTGAGCTGACCTTCCTCTGCTCTCAAGTCCACTTCAGCTTGTTGAAGTCGATTCAATTCTCGTTTCACCGCCGTTGGTCCGCCAGTAATGCCAATTGTTTCGTATTCTTGCAAGCGAAGCGCAAGCTCGGATCGCTTTGCCTCCAAAACTGCCACTTGTTGCTCTACATTTTCAGTGTGCTCTAGTCTAACAAATCAtgcattgttaaataaatgtaacattttattctaaatatatgaaaagtaCCTTTTTGTCATATTGGCCATTTGCTCCTCTAAGAGTAATTTTTCTCTGACTGATTCTTTTAGCACTGCAATAGTCTTTTTCGCTATATTCAATTCTTTCTCAAGATCATTTGCTCTTGCCGCTCTTCCTACTAACATTTTGCCTTCTTCCCATAATGCTCTTTCTGACTCGAGTTTTTCTAGCTTAATTTTCATACTTTGTAGTTCCACATTTTGCAATTCATAGTCCTGTTGCATCTTGAGATATTCTTTAATCCTTTCCTCCAACATTGCAGCTTTAGCTTCCACAGtttccaattttaattttaattcatttgatTCGCTAGTATCTTGTGGAGGGGGAGATCTTTCTTTCATAGAAGTATTTCTCAGATTCTccgataattttgcattttcagTTAATAATGATGCTATCTTGTTTTCTAAATTGTTTCTTATCTAATACAATtagatagataattaaaaaatgtaaacataaaaatatattattgtagaacaaaatatataaattaacataaaataattacttggGACCATTCTTTCTCTGCAATAGCTTGTGCTTCTTTTGTATCTTGGATTGTCCGTCGTGCAACATCAAGTCGGACTTCTAACTGCTGTATGGTTTGCGTATCTTGTTCCACCTGGACTTGCAAAAgacctttctctttctcaaaaatttcttCCATCTGTCTGCGTACATTGTGAAGTTGTTGTACAGTTGCCTCTTGTTGAGTCAATCTAC includes these proteins:
- the LOC126851465 gene encoding mitotic spindle assembly checkpoint protein MAD1, producing MDDQDPTSIINMIKDLRSGTESYRESIGVPVRFSGTGYIRSKFNESDDRISSPKRQKLDESNTSLINKTQSDSVPGSPWEWRRMKGEVISLKSRLTQQEATVQQLHNVRRQMEEIFEKEKGLLQVQVEQDTQTIQQLEVRLDVARRTIQDTKEAQAIAEKEWSQIRNNLENKIASLLTENAKLSENLRNTSMKERSPPPQDTSESNELKLKLETVEAKAAMLEERIKEYLKMQQDYELQNVELQSMKIKLEKLESERALWEEGKMLVGRAARANDLEKELNIAKKTIAVLKESVREKLLLEEQMANMTKRLEHTENVEQQVAVLEAKRSELALRLQEYETIGITGGPTAVKRELNRLQQAEVDLRAEEGQLRSRLDAVLRESQNLSKNYEDAKKLATDVTSSKEKLNKLVSRLQKKMILVTRERDSYRQQLDLYEKEMTVDGNNAMTERIPALERAIDGYRDLVSKLEADLQAAESGTQKNECNKLREEIEQLKGELEHRALKGDFNCNARILHFTMNPSAIAEKQAEEKQAALLLELEELRAKVGSGNYGTTTSLLQTQEIAELKQKHEIKITRLTEAFKASSQEYRQACYQLFGWRVDRTKEGYYKLLSQYAESPDDFLFFHVREEGVDLLETAFSTNLSSLIEQYLQRQHSVPMFLNAVQSDLFSQQTVTHTNIVT